Below is a window of Podospora pseudocomata strain CBS 415.72m chromosome 1 map unlocalized CBS415.72m_1.2, whole genome shotgun sequence DNA.
ACAGAggatggttggtttggtccaaaagcggcaacACTTTGATGACAGGGATGGTGCGCGGTGTGGTGATTGATGGATTTGGcttgtggttgctgctgtttgaTGCTGTGGTGAGTGAGTGGAATCAAGGTCGCGCGATTGCGCGCCCTCACGTGCAAAATTAATCGAGGCGCAGGCTCAGAGCCGCAGGCGCGTCACAGGCCACCAACAGAACCTGGCCCGTGCACCGTGCCTGGAAAAGTGGGACGGCTTCCGCTCGACATCAGGACGCGTCGCGGTGTTTGAGCTCACCTCCCCTACTAACAAAACACGCAAAGCTGGCCAGTAGTGGTATATAAAATGACACCAGCCTGGAAGCCTTTTTGGAACCATTTGTTCAGCGCCACGGAATCAAATCTCAGACAACCACATCGCCAGCAAGTTCGGCATGAAGGATTGTTATGCGAAGAGTTGAAGGGGCTCACAGAGCAGGTGTAAATTTTAAAAATGGTGATCTGTAGTCCAGCTCTCCAAATCATCCACGAGACCCATGGCAGAGAAGCGAGAGTCTCATCTGTGCTGCGGGCTCTGGTCAGTTTTCGAGTCATCGTGGAGCTTGATGCAGCTGCAGCAACACGACCCGAAGGCATTTCCAAAGAGCTTGGAATTGACAAACCAATCATCCTCTATGAGCGTAGATACTACAGCTGTTAGATCACAATCCAGCCCTAAGTGGTTCTTGTTTCACCTCCTCtgccctttccctctccttctcaaaccCCCTGAGTTTGTGAGCCACCATGCCCTTCCAAACTGTCAGCCATTCATCGCAAAATGTGGGCAGCATTCGGCCTGTTGTTCCCTCCTTGGGATCGCCCGCAATTTTTCTCAAAAACTCGAAAAAGTCTTTGTAATCCGGAGCAATGCTGTAATAGTCTTTGCCCCCTTTCTTGGCAGCCGCTCTCTTTGCTTCCCAGCGTTGTTGGTCAGCAACTGGTGGTAACGGCTGAGCACGACCAGCCAAATGACGAGCCACGGCAACGGCTTGCCGCTCATATACCTTGAATGTaaaccctcctccaagcTGGCTTTCAGTTAGTTACCACAGCGTAGGTAGAACAAAAGATTGACAACATACCATCTAACAAATGTGAGTGTTGGGTCGAGAATATCAAACGTATGCTGATAAACGCCCGGAAGTCTCCTGTATGCTTTCTCCACTCTCTCCTGAACGACTGGTAGAAACGGAAAGCTGAACGTGTAGCCGGTAGCAAAGATGATATGGTCCACATCCTTGACTTTAGATCCGTCCGTGAAAAAGACTGTCCCTGTCGTCGGACACAGACTTGATATCTGCTTCTTGATCACAATGTGAGGGTGTATGAACGGCGTCCAGCCAAACGATGGGATCGGATCTCCCCTGATGGAAGAAATGAGGAGCTTTTGGGCAAAAGGCAGGATTTCATGCACGATTTCATGAGCAGAAACTGACCCACCCACAACAATCACTTTCTATGTCTTGTTAGCATCAAGCAATCAATAAAAAAAGAACTTACTTTTCCCTTGTACTTTTCCCCGTTCCTAAAATGTTTGCTATGCTGGATTCTCCCCGGCCAACGTTTGTCAAATTCAATCAATCCTTCCGTCTCTGGAATCCAAGGGACATTATAATGTCCACTTGCCACGATCAACCCGTCAAACCTCTCCTGCCACCAATAGTCCTTGTCTCCTTGCCCGTCTTTCCGAAGAGTCAGCACCCACTCCCCGTTGaccttctccgccctctccaccgtAGTGTGCAAGCTCAAGTGCTTGTCACTCCCTCCCCGGGTGAAGATATCTTCTATCCACGTTCGAATCACCTCACGATGCCGGAAGGGGGCGTCCAAACCGTATCTCTGCACGCTTCTACCGCTGAGCGTCCAAGGCAGCGGCTCTTGCGTATAGCCCATTATGTCTGGGTGGATGTTACTGTGCAGGTGCTCATGCTGGGCTGAGTCGCTAAACCTCAGTTGGTGTGAGTTTACTTGCTCGCTCTTTGGCGTTTCGGTGGGGAATTGCTCCGGCACAGGCACGGCAACATCTGCCTTTcccgccaacaacaacggaaGAGAGGGGATGGCGGCCGGGAGATGAGGTGTGTAGACCCTGTGCTCTATTGTCAATACACCTAGATTAAAATCTGTCCGAGACGACATACCATGTACCCCCAATTATGGGCCTCCTATCAAACACTCTGACCATATCAAAAGCCTGTTCTTTGGCAAGAGCATCTGTAGCAATAGCACCAGCTGGGCCAACACCAATC
It encodes the following:
- a CDS encoding uncharacterized protein (COG:Q; EggNog:ENOG503NZAF) translates to MATVPQVRRVAVIGVGPAGAIATDALAKEQAFDMVRVFDRRPIIGGTWVYTPHLPAAIPSLPLLLAGKADVAVPVPEQFPTETPKSEQVNSHQLRFSDSAQHEHLHSNIHPDIMGYTQEPLPWTLSGRSVQRYGLDAPFRHREVIRTWIEDIFTRGGSDKHLSLHTTVERAEKVNGEWVLTLRKDGQGDKDYWWQERFDGLIVASGHYNVPWIPETEGLIEFDKRWPGRIQHSKHFRNGEKYKGKKVIVVGGSVSAHEIVHEILPFAQKLLISSIRGDPIPSFGWTPFIHPHIVIKKQISSLCPTTGTVFFTDGSKVKDVDHIIFATGYTFSFPFLPVVQERVEKAYRRLPGVYQHTFDILDPTLTFLGGGFTFKVYERQAVAVARHLAGRAQPLPPVADQQRWEAKRAAAKKGGKDYYSIAPDYKDFFEFLRKIAGDPKEGTTGRMLPTFCDEWLTVWKGMVAHKLRGFEKERERAEEVKQEPLRAGL